In candidate division WOR-3 bacterium, a single genomic region encodes these proteins:
- a CDS encoding DUF1003 domain-containing protein has protein sequence MLKQQKDAICQICKSPKNRSELVPAELVREPLVNLIKRTYPDWSSDGFICMSDLNRFRAEYVKEVLETEKGELSALEKKVMDSLKEEELLSKNINAEFEGKRTLGERMADHLAEYAGSWRFITIFFGVLAVWIMLNSYLLIFRPFDPYPFILLNLVLSCLAAIQAPIIMMSQNRQEAKDRLRSEHDYVVNLKAELEIRHLHEKMDHMLVNQWQRLLEIQEIQMELMSEITRKPSR, from the coding sequence ATGCTGAAACAACAGAAGGATGCTATCTGCCAGATTTGTAAGAGTCCGAAGAACCGCAGCGAGTTAGTGCCTGCGGAGCTCGTGCGCGAGCCGCTGGTTAACCTGATAAAGAGAACATATCCTGACTGGTCTTCGGATGGCTTTATTTGCATGTCGGATCTCAATCGATTCCGGGCGGAATACGTCAAGGAAGTGCTTGAGACAGAAAAAGGTGAACTGTCAGCATTGGAGAAAAAGGTAATGGACAGCCTCAAGGAAGAGGAATTGCTTTCGAAGAATATCAACGCTGAATTTGAAGGAAAACGGACGCTTGGTGAACGCATGGCTGATCATCTTGCTGAGTATGCAGGGAGCTGGCGCTTTATTACTATCTTCTTTGGAGTACTGGCGGTCTGGATCATGTTGAATTCATACCTCTTGATCTTTAGACCGTTCGATCCGTATCCCTTTATCCTGCTGAATCTTGTGCTTTCTTGTCTGGCGGCGATCCAGGCACCGATCATAATGATGAGTCAGAATCGTCAGGAGGCAAAAGACCGCTTACGCTCGGAACACGACTACGTCGTGAACCTCAAGGCAGAGTTGGAGATCCGTCATTTGCATGAAAAGATGGATCATATGCTCGTGAACCAATGGCAGAGGCTGCTGGAAATTCAAGAGATACAGATGGAGTTGATGAGCGAGATCACACGGAAACCGTCTCGTTAA